One region of Zingiber officinale cultivar Zhangliang chromosome 7B, Zo_v1.1, whole genome shotgun sequence genomic DNA includes:
- the LOC122006998 gene encoding integrin-linked protein kinase 1-like, whose amino-acid sequence MNNDEANAAAGDGSGGSSGEGASSSPPRVSEKRKEKARVSRTSLILWHAHQNDVSAVRKLLEEDRSLVNALDYDRRTPLHVAALQDRIDVAKCLLEYGADVNAQDRWNNTPLADAEGAKKEAMIHLLKSNGGLSFGQDGSHFEAKSVPPPLPNKCDWEIDPSELDFTTAALIGKGSFGEIIKAYWRGTPVAVKRILPSLSDDRLVVQDFRHEVHLLVKLRHPNIVQFLGAVTDRKPLMLITEFLRGGDLHQFLEDKGPLGPSLAINFALDMARGMAYLHNEPNVIIHRDLKPRNVLLVNSNADHLKVGDFGLSKLIRVEHSHDVYKMTGETGSYRYMAPEVFKHRKYDKKVDVFSFAMILYEMLEGVPPFSAHKPYEAAKLVAEGKRPLFHNKGYIQELRDLTVQCWAMDMNKRPTFLEILRRLEKLKESLPSDHHWNIFAQ is encoded by the exons ATGAATAACGACGAAGCGAACGCAGCCGCTGGCGATGGCTCCGGAGGCAGCTCCGGCGAGGGGGCCTCGTCGTCTCCGCCGAGGGTCTCCGAGAAGCGGAAAGAAAAGGCGCGAGTTAGCCGCACGTCGTTGATTCTGTGGCACGCACACCAGAACGACGTCTCGGCCGTCCGCAAGCTCCTTGAGGAGGACCGCAGCCTCGTCAACGCCCTTGACTACGACAGACGGACTCCGCTCCACGTTGCGGCGCTCCAAGACCGGATCGATGTAGCCAAGTGCCTCCTCGAGTACGGTGCCGACGTCAATGCCCAGGACCGGTGGAACAATACG ccACTGGCTGATGCAGAAGGAGCTAAGAAGGAGGCCATGATCCATCTGCTAAAGTCAAATGGAGGCTTGTCTTTT GGACAAGATGGAAGTCATTTTGAAGCAAAGTCAGTTCCTCCCCCACTTCCTAACAAGTGTGACTGGGAAATTGACCCATCAGAGTTGGATTTTACAACCGCAGCACTAATTGGCAAG GGTTCATTTGGTGAAATCATAAAAGCCTATTGGCGTGGAACACCTGTGGCAGTCAAACGTATTCTTCCTTCTTTGTCAGATGACAGATTGGTGGT CCAAGATTTCAGGCACGAAGTACATTTACTTGTAAAGCTACGCCATCCTAATATTGTCCAATTTCTTGGTGCTGTTACAGATAGGAAACCATTGATGTTAATCACCGAATTTTTGAGAGGG GGTGACCTTCACCAGTTTCTAGAGGATAAAGGTCCACTTGGCCCATCATTGGCCATCAACTTTGCCCTAGATATGGCCAG GGGCATGGCATATCTCCATAATGAACCAAATGTTATAATACATCGAGATCTAAAACCAAG GAATGTCCTTTTGGTGAATTCAAATGCGGACCATTTGAAGGTTGGAGACTTTGGATTGAGCAAGCTAATTAGAGTAGAACACTCGCACGATGTGTACAAAATGACTGGAGAAACTGGAAGCT ATAGATACATGGCTCCTGAAGTATTCAAGCAtagaaaatatgataagaaagtTGATGTTTTCTCTTTTGCGATGATATTGTATGAG ATGCTGGAAGGTGTCCCCCCATTTTCAGCCCATAAACCTTATGAAGCTGCCAAGCTTGTTGCAGAGGGAAAACGTCCATTGTTCCATAATAAAGGATATATTCAGGAATTGAGGGA